The genome window AAACAGCTTTGAACTAGGTATCAAAAATGCACCTTTGAAAGAAACTGCTCCTCTTCTATTATTAGATTTTGAGGAAGATATTTATAGCAGTTCGCCATTCTTTGGTGTTTCATATTTGCACTTCACCTCTGAAGACCAAAAAGAAGAGACTACTGCTATTACAACAGCTCAAGGAGGACGAATCCATAAAATTTCAAAAACTAAAAAGCAGCTGCCATTCAATATTCAGACTACAGAAAGTATCAAAAATTCTGAGATTGAGTTTGTCGCTTCTGAAAAGCTTCTAAAGATCAAACTCACGGATGAATTAGGAGATTACTTCATTGTTTTTTCATTACCTAAAAAAATAGCTACTGCTAACTTTTCTGATGGCAAAGGACAATCTTCTGGCACATCTTTAAAAGGGGCACAACTTTCTGCTAGCTTTGAATTCCCTCAAAAAAAGAAAAAGAGTCTAAATATTGATATCGCTGTTTCTACCAAATCTTTTGAAAAGGCTATAGCCCAACTTAAGAACGATGTCACGGCCTATTCGACAGATCAATTAATGTTGAGTTCGTTCAGCACATGGAAACTATTTGGTGATGAATTCGAGTTTCAGCCCAATGATGAACTTAAAATGAAGTTCTTCAATCCTCTTTACCTTATTTACAGAAATCTCTCTGTAGAAGATGGAATTTACAATCCTTATGCACTACCAACTGATTGTCATTCTGTAGCTTTAATTTCCTTACTCAATCCTTCAATTTCTACAGAACTCGCTTCAAGTATTTGGGCTAATACTGCTGAGAAGCAAGAATTACCTAGTTTACCTGCTCAAACACTAATGGCAATTCATCCTTCAAAAGACCTTGAGCTTTTGGCCAAAGTGAAGACACTCTATCAAAATACAACTTCATTTATGCCTATTCAAGAAGCCTATCAGAATTATATCAATGCTAGTATTTTAGCTCATTTAGGTGAAAGAAGTAGTGCGAGAAGCTTGTATCAAGAAGCATTCAAGTTTAGAAGATTGATGAATGATCAACATGAAGCAATTCTTGATACAAACGGGAAACCTTTAGAGAAACCAGAAAAACTCATTCTACCCTATGATCTAATGCCTGAAAAAGGAGCAACATCAGTTGCTAGTTTATATGCAGAAATGGAAAAAGGTAGTTTCACTTCAGAAGAAGCACTTCAACTTTCAGAAGTTATCGGAATGTATCCAATTCTTCCTACTGCTCAATATTACAGTATTAGTGTTCCAAAACTTGATGTACTAAAAAGTGAAAACTTACAAATCAAAAAAGATGGAAGTGAAAAATATATTGGCGAGCTAAAATTAAATGGGGAGCTACAAACAAATGCCTATATCCAAATAAAAAAGCCCGATACTAGTCTCGAAATAATGACTAACGCTGAGGCTAAAGAGCTAAAACTTGTTCCTAGCTTTACTGAAAGAACATCATTTAATTATGAAGCTAAAACGTTTATGCCTTTTACTCTTTCAGATACTGATAGTTTTGAGGATAAACTGAAAATTGATCTTAGCTGTAATGATGAAGGAGCAGAAATGTATTACACTGTTGATGGTAGCGAGCCGTCTTTAGATTCAAGAAAATATACCATTCCATTCTTTATCACGAAAGATTGTACCCTAAAAGTAAAAGCGATTAAAAATGGCATGTCTTGGAGTGATACGTTAGAGAAGCAATATACTCGAACAGATAAATAGTATTCGAAACTTATTCAAAAAAAGAGTCCTCATTCATTAAATTTGAATGAGGACATTTTTATTAGTCTTGAAATAAATTATTTTCTTTTGACTTTTCATACCAATCAGTATTAGAATCACCCCCCGATCGTCCCCACTCTCTAAATTCAGGAAATGCCAAAATGATGTTCACCCCTTCTTTCGTATGCTTAAAATCTTCATCACCAATAATCATCTCTATTCCCCAAGGATGATTCTCAGATGATTTATACCAAATATCCTCCAATGGAATACTTGCATCTGCTTCCGTTCCAAAATAAGCATCATTCGCTGCAGATGTTGGCGGAAAAAACGGTAAATGCACTTCCTTGCCTCTATCCCACCTATCAAACAAATAAATCATTGTACACATATTCGTAGGAATAGTTGAAGATGGGGAGAATGACACTTCAAACCTTGTTGTATCAGGTGTATGCGTCGGTCCTTCGCCATTATTATTATAAAACTCTGATTGAATAAAATGTAAGTCTTCAGTCACATAAACCCCTGCCGTATAAAGAGCATCATGCATTTTTACTGTTTCTCCACCTGTCACATCAGATACGATATTGGAAGGTAGAGACTTGTACATAATTTTATCCGCAGTGCTTTCATCTCTGACAAACTGAAAGCCTAAACCATGTCTATTAATACCACCTACGGCATCCAAAATCAATTCATAGTTTCCCTTGTAAAGTTGATTTTCTGAATTGAAATGATGCTTTTGGTTAAAGCGGAGCACTAGATCATTGAAATCAAAATCACCTTGTTCGGGCCATAAATCTTCCATAGCCACCACTTTATAACCTTTGTAAGGAATTTTATAGCTAATGGCTAATTCAGGATTAGTTGGTGCGTCATCTTCTGAGTCTACCACGCCATCCAAATCTGAATCCATCTCACTTATACTCGGTTTATTTCCAAAATAAGGATCGAAAGATGTATCAGCTAGCTGTCCAAAAGTGAAATCGCCCGATTGATTTTTGGGATAGATTTTGACTAAATTCTGTGACGGAATGTCTAGATATAGGGTTCCTGTTCCGATAGGTAACTCCAAATAAAATGAAGACAAATCTGAATGTATAATTTGAGCAGCGACTAAGCTTCCATTCTCATCTCTGACATTTACTCTTTTGTTTTCTAGCTCTAGTCCTAGATCAGAAAAGTCGATGTTTACAAACTGTTTTTGAGAAAGTGACCATGAAAAATTATCTGGAACACTAATCGATTGGAAAGATGGTGGGTCTGGGTCGTCACTTGAAAATAGACAAGAGGATAAACCTACGAGCATAGCCGTAGGAAGTAATAATGCTGTTAGTCTCATGTTTGGTTTGTTAGTTTTGATTCTGAAACAACAGAACCAATTATTGAGTTTATAGGGGGCTAAATTGTCTGCAAACTTTATATTAATTAAAGATTTATTTCATAAAACTTTATTTTCAATATTCTTTTTTAAACTAATAGGTAAATAGATTTGCAGATTAGTTTTTGTATCGACGATTTTTTACAGATTATTTCATGAAAAAATTATTCAGAGCTTTGCTAGTTGCCATTATCTTACTGTTTTTAAGTGTTATCATATTCTTCTTTTGGGCAAAATCTCCTAATTTACCCAAGCAAGAGTATGCTACTACAAAGGTTTTTGAGGATATTTCAGATGCTACAAATTCATCTGATACCATACAAATTGTCAGTTATAATCTTGGATACTTATCTGGTATGACAAACAATGAACCTGTAAGACCTACCCAAGAATTCTATGATAAGAACCTTAAGAAGGCAAAAGAAGTCATAAAATCTATAGATGCAGATATTATAGGATTTCAAGAAATTGACTATGGTAGTAAACGTTCTTACGAAGTAGACCAGCTTGATCAGATGGCTCATGCTAGCGGACTGAAATACGCTGCTCAAGCTGTCAATTGGGATAAAACCTATGTGCCTTATCCTTACCTCCCGGTCACAGTACATTTTGGTAAAATTATTTCAGGGCAATCTATATTGAGTAAATTCCCTATTCTGTCTCACGAAAGAGTAGTTTTAGAAAAAGTAGCTTCCGCACCATTTTATTACAATGCCATTTATTTAGATCGACTTTTACAAATCAGTAAAATAGCATTGAATGGACAGGAAGTTATTTTCATGAATATTCATACAGAAGCTTTTGACAAACCAACTCGCGTAAAACAGACGCAGTTTATTTATGAGCAGTTTAAAAAATATGCAAAAGAATTTCCTGTCATCTTAGTCGGTGATTTTAACTCTCATCCAGTCTCTGAATCCGCTGATGAAGCTGCCATTCAAATCTTCTTAAAAGACAATGAAATAGGCTCTTCTTGTCCATCAGAACTTTTAGGAAAACAAGAAATGATGACTTACCCTTCAGACCAACCAAAAGAACAATTAGACTATATTTTCTTTACTAAAGCTCATTTTAAGCAATTGGAATGGAAAGTTCTTTATGAGTTTGGAGAAGTATCTGATCACCTGCCAATCAGTGTAAAGCTTGCCTTCAAAAATGAAGAGGCAAATGCCCAACAATTTGACAAAAGTTCAGTTTATAAATCAACGAAGTAATATTTCTCATTTTAATCATTCACTGATGCTTTCTATATTTGAGGGCATCAGTGTCTAATTTGTGGATAAACCTAATTAATTATAATATTTCAATGTTTAGAGAACTTAATTCATTTTAATCGTTTTCTTACATAGGATAAGCCCGTAATGATTACATAAAATGAACAAACTTTGGTCTAGGAAAATATTAATATCAACTATTAGTGTACTTGTACTTATTGTTGGAGTAATTACATTTAGCTACTTCACAATTGAGTTTAAGGCAGCCCCGTTTATCTACAAAGATGTAGATGCTCTACCGAAACAAGAGGTTGGGCTGATTTTGGGTACCAGTAAAAAACTAGCTAACGGTAGCTCAAATCCATATTTCACTAATCGTATTGAAGCCGCGACCAAGTTATTTCAAGAGAAAAAAGTCAAATACCTTATCGTAAGTGGGGACAATCGCACCCATTATTACAACGAACCACGAGACATGTACCAGGCATTAGTCAAAAACGGAATTCCAGAAGATGTGATTTACATGGATTATGCTGGTTTTCGCACACTCGATTCTGTCATTCGTTGTAAAGAAATTTTCGGACAAGATAGCTTTATTGTGATATCTCAACCATTCCACAATAAGAGAGCTATTTACCTTTCCCGCCAATCGGGTATTCAAGCATATGGATATAATGCAAAAGATGTTTCGGCTCAAAGAGGTGTCAAAGTCCAAGTTCGAGAAGTATTTGCCCGAGTTAAAGCACTCCTTGATGTTTATTTTGAAGTAGAACCTAAATTTCTAGGGGATCGAATTTATATTGGGGAACAAAGAGAACAAGACAAGTCAGCTATTCCTACTAATGAAATAGCTGTAAAATTTTAATTCAATTTAGAAACCTAGTCTTTAATCTCTCACAAAGGCTTCAGAATAATCCTCAAACATTTCAATTAAGTCTTTTGTAACCTCGCCTACTTTTCCATTATTAAAGACTTGTTCTTCTACCTGTCTGATAGGTACAATTTTCTTTCCTGAACCAGAAATAAAGACTTCTTTGGCACTCTTTAAATCGTCAAGGTATAAGTCTGTTTCTTCAAACTGATATTTTCCTTCTACCATTTTTTTGATGTGCTTTCTAGTAATCCCTAATAATACATCATCCTTAGCCGTCTTTATCACATTGTTCTGATCTACAATGTAGAAATTACTACGAGTAAGCTCAGACAGTTTCCCATTCATATGAAATAATACATCTGCGGCACCTGCCTCAGCTAATCTTACTTTCTGATAAATTCCCATCAGATAATTAATAGTCTTCACTTCTGGGATATCTCTTCTATATTCAAGTGTCAGTAATTTCAAGCCTTTTTCATAGGCTTGCATATTCCACTCAATCGCAGGTTCATTATAAATAATTAGACTTGGTTCGCCAATTTCATAAGACTCTTCGGTGTAACCTCCTGTCAAGATTAAACGAAAAGTACTATCCATTACTTGGTTTTCTTCAATCAATTTTAAAACCTGTTGATGAACCTCTTCTTTTGAGAATGGCATCGGTATTCGGAGTGTTGCCGCTGAATTGAAAAATCGGTCTAAATGATCTTCTATAAAAAGTGGCTTTAGGCCAATGCATCTGAAATAATCAAAGATTCCATATCCTCTCATTAAAGCTAAATCTCGTACAGAGACTGTTGCATTTTCTTTTGAAGTCAGCTTACCATTTAGTATATATTTCATAGAAATCTCATTTTTGTTCGTATTCTCAATATGCTAAAAAAGTATCATATTTTACTTTCTTAGTTTTGAAGATGTATTTGTTCGTATGGTAAAGCAATTGTAAAAGTGGTGCCTTGCCCTTCTTTACTATCAACCGACACAATACCATCATGCAAGTCTGTAAAATGCTTTACCAATGCCAACCCTATTCCTGTTCCAGAATGGTTCTTGGCATTGTTTGCTCTAAAAAACGGAGAAAAAAGATTATTAATTTCAGAAGATGGTATTCCGATCCCTTTATCCTGAACATGGAGTGCGAACTCTTTCTCTCTAAAATCACAAATTACTAAAGGAAACCTGCGTTCTGGATCAAACTTCAAAGCATTGTTTAGCAAGTTGATAATGCACTGCTCGATAAGAGATGGATCAAAAGCTAATTCACGATATGTTCCTTTTATTTGAAGAGGGACTTTTTGCACTCGATCTTCTACTGGATAAGACTCTATCACCTCTGTTAAAAAAGTTATTGGGTCTGACTTAATTGGTGAGAATTTGATTTGCTGGGTTTCCATTTTCCCGAAATTAAGAACCTTCTCCATCATCTTCGTAATCCGAGAAATG of Sediminitomix flava contains these proteins:
- a CDS encoding LruC domain-containing protein; this encodes MRLTALLLPTAMLVGLSSCLFSSDDPDPPSFQSISVPDNFSWSLSQKQFVNIDFSDLGLELENKRVNVRDENGSLVAAQIIHSDLSSFYLELPIGTGTLYLDIPSQNLVKIYPKNQSGDFTFGQLADTSFDPYFGNKPSISEMDSDLDGVVDSEDDAPTNPELAISYKIPYKGYKVVAMEDLWPEQGDFDFNDLVLRFNQKHHFNSENQLYKGNYELILDAVGGINRHGLGFQFVRDESTADKIMYKSLPSNIVSDVTGGETVKMHDALYTAGVYVTEDLHFIQSEFYNNNGEGPTHTPDTTRFEVSFSPSSTIPTNMCTMIYLFDRWDRGKEVHLPFFPPTSAANDAYFGTEADASIPLEDIWYKSSENHPWGIEMIIGDEDFKHTKEGVNIILAFPEFREWGRSGGDSNTDWYEKSKENNLFQD
- a CDS encoding SanA/YdcF family protein; translated protein: MNKLWSRKILISTISVLVLIVGVITFSYFTIEFKAAPFIYKDVDALPKQEVGLILGTSKKLANGSSNPYFTNRIEAATKLFQEKKVKYLIVSGDNRTHYYNEPRDMYQALVKNGIPEDVIYMDYAGFRTLDSVIRCKEIFGQDSFIVISQPFHNKRAIYLSRQSGIQAYGYNAKDVSAQRGVKVQVREVFARVKALLDVYFEVEPKFLGDRIYIGEQREQDKSAIPTNEIAVKF
- a CDS encoding aminotransferase class IV, which encodes MKYILNGKLTSKENATVSVRDLALMRGYGIFDYFRCIGLKPLFIEDHLDRFFNSAATLRIPMPFSKEEVHQQVLKLIEENQVMDSTFRLILTGGYTEESYEIGEPSLIIYNEPAIEWNMQAYEKGLKLLTLEYRRDIPEVKTINYLMGIYQKVRLAEAGAADVLFHMNGKLSELTRSNFYIVDQNNVIKTAKDDVLLGITRKHIKKMVEGKYQFEETDLYLDDLKSAKEVFISGSGKKIVPIRQVEEQVFNNGKVGEVTKDLIEMFEDYSEAFVRD
- a CDS encoding chitobiase/beta-hexosaminidase C-terminal domain-containing protein; protein product: MKYIHILLFSFLMSFSLSVVAQKKGQISSVELSIEEKKPYITTYKGLFYLRSISQNSFELGIKNAPLKETAPLLLLDFEEDIYSSSPFFGVSYLHFTSEDQKEETTAITTAQGGRIHKISKTKKQLPFNIQTTESIKNSEIEFVASEKLLKIKLTDELGDYFIVFSLPKKIATANFSDGKGQSSGTSLKGAQLSASFEFPQKKKKSLNIDIAVSTKSFEKAIAQLKNDVTAYSTDQLMLSSFSTWKLFGDEFEFQPNDELKMKFFNPLYLIYRNLSVEDGIYNPYALPTDCHSVALISLLNPSISTELASSIWANTAEKQELPSLPAQTLMAIHPSKDLELLAKVKTLYQNTTSFMPIQEAYQNYINASILAHLGERSSARSLYQEAFKFRRLMNDQHEAILDTNGKPLEKPEKLILPYDLMPEKGATSVASLYAEMEKGSFTSEEALQLSEVIGMYPILPTAQYYSISVPKLDVLKSENLQIKKDGSEKYIGELKLNGELQTNAYIQIKKPDTSLEIMTNAEAKELKLVPSFTERTSFNYEAKTFMPFTLSDTDSFEDKLKIDLSCNDEGAEMYYTVDGSEPSLDSRKYTIPFFITKDCTLKVKAIKNGMSWSDTLEKQYTRTDK
- a CDS encoding endonuclease/exonuclease/phosphatase family protein; its protein translation is MKKLFRALLVAIILLFLSVIIFFFWAKSPNLPKQEYATTKVFEDISDATNSSDTIQIVSYNLGYLSGMTNNEPVRPTQEFYDKNLKKAKEVIKSIDADIIGFQEIDYGSKRSYEVDQLDQMAHASGLKYAAQAVNWDKTYVPYPYLPVTVHFGKIISGQSILSKFPILSHERVVLEKVASAPFYYNAIYLDRLLQISKIALNGQEVIFMNIHTEAFDKPTRVKQTQFIYEQFKKYAKEFPVILVGDFNSHPVSESADEAAIQIFLKDNEIGSSCPSELLGKQEMMTYPSDQPKEQLDYIFFTKAHFKQLEWKVLYEFGEVSDHLPISVKLAFKNEEANAQQFDKSSVYKSTK